The following is a genomic window from Verrucosispora sp. WMMD573.
CGCCACGGTGATCGTCCAGATGGTGCTCAGCCTGGTGCTGCTGATGGCCGGCATGTACGGCAAGGTCGGCAGCGACGAGGAGCACGAGGCGTGGCAGAAGGCTCGGCTCGTGCTCTGAGGTTTTGCTGTCTCGGTTGGGTTTTCGCCGGAGCCCGACCCGCTCCGGGCGGTCAGGCTTGATCCCTGCGCGGGTCGGGCTCCGGCGAAAACCTGTCGGGGTTGCGCATCCGTACGGAACGTCGGGCCCGAGGGTGGGGATCTTGAGGTGCATGGTTGCGCGTCGGGCAGCCCCGCGGTCGAATCCCGGCGTGGCTATGCCGCCGGATTGGCGTTCGGGGGACGTGGGCTGCGCGACTGGGGGACAATGTTCTTGTTGTCCCGCTTTGCGTGGAGGAGTCGATGCCGCATTTTCCGGTAAACCATCCGGCGCGGCCGTTCTACCGGGCGTTGTCCGGTCTGGTCGGGCTCTACATCCTGATCTTCGGTGTCTGGGGGACCGCGCTCACCTGGGGTGACCCGCTGTTCGGCCGGAACGGCAACTGGGCTCTGGGCCTACGCACCAACCTGGCCTTCTCACTGGCCTCCATCGCCTTCGGGGTGGTGCTCATCATCGGCGCGTCCCGGCGCACCAACCTCGGCCACTACATGAA
Proteins encoded in this region:
- a CDS encoding DUF4383 domain-containing protein, which produces MPHFPVNHPARPFYRALSGLVGLYILIFGVWGTALTWGDPLFGRNGNWALGLRTNLAFSLASIAFGVVLIIGASRRTNLGHYMNLTAGAVFLVTSILMMSVLQTDANFLNFSMSTVIVSMLFGLILLGTGLYDKVGPHEDAEAERSRRNHPVAEIHRR